The Candidatus Nanopelagicales bacterium genome contains a region encoding:
- a CDS encoding response regulator transcription factor — protein sequence MAITLLVVDEHELIRGGLRRAFEGEGDCDVIGEAATIAEATRLMTLLSPQIIVLEAQLPDGSGIEAGRKLRSQVPDLGIVILTGKSNDERLFQALDAGASAFVTKSSPVDDVVAAVRHAAVSPHTFTASDLPEAMKRRMSPSGPQLSPREREVLQLLADGLSVAQISRDLFISESTTKTHISKLYEKLGAGNRAQALMSALRLGLLRQSADQD from the coding sequence GTGGCGATCACGCTACTGGTTGTTGATGAGCACGAGCTCATCCGTGGCGGCCTGCGGCGAGCATTTGAAGGCGAGGGCGACTGCGACGTGATCGGCGAGGCCGCCACGATTGCCGAGGCAACCCGCCTCATGACCCTGCTCAGCCCGCAGATCATCGTGCTGGAAGCCCAATTGCCGGACGGAAGTGGCATCGAGGCGGGCCGCAAGCTCCGCTCCCAGGTGCCCGACCTCGGCATCGTGATTCTGACCGGAAAGTCCAACGACGAGCGCCTGTTTCAAGCACTCGACGCGGGCGCAAGCGCCTTCGTCACCAAATCCTCGCCGGTCGATGATGTCGTTGCCGCCGTCAGACATGCCGCCGTCTCACCACACACGTTTACCGCTAGCGATTTGCCGGAGGCGATGAAGCGTCGAATGTCTCCTTCCGGCCCACAACTGAGCCCACGGGAACGCGAGGTGCTTCAGCTACTCGCCGACGGCTTGAGCGTGGCTCAGATATCTCGAGACCTGTTCATCAGCGAATCCACGACGAAGACCCACATCTCCAAGCTCTACGAGAAGTTGGGCGCCGGCAACCGGGCCCAAGCACTGATGTCCGCTCTTCGGCTT
- a CDS encoding DJ-1/PfpI family protein, translating into MATVLFVVPPERFRDEELFDTRSVIEAAGYESVVASTVAAVCPGSRGGNVESVMTLDQVRTDDFLAVVFVGGGGSKLLYGDRQAHRIAQEAVTKNLVLGAICLAPVILANAGVLEGVRATVAGTEAETLRQHGAVYTGPGVTVDGKVVTANGPKSSSRFGDELVALLARHVPAAPIP; encoded by the coding sequence ATGGCGACGGTCCTTTTCGTAGTGCCACCTGAGCGCTTTCGGGACGAGGAACTTTTCGACACCCGCAGTGTCATCGAGGCTGCCGGCTACGAGTCGGTCGTCGCGAGCACCGTGGCCGCGGTGTGCCCAGGTTCACGCGGCGGGAACGTCGAGTCCGTCATGACACTGGATCAGGTCCGCACGGATGACTTCTTAGCGGTCGTGTTCGTTGGCGGTGGCGGCTCGAAGCTGTTGTACGGCGACCGCCAGGCACACCGTATTGCGCAGGAGGCTGTGACAAAGAATCTCGTCCTCGGTGCCATTTGTCTCGCTCCGGTCATCCTGGCCAACGCGGGCGTGCTGGAAGGGGTAAGAGCGACCGTCGCGGGGACCGAGGCCGAGACGTTGCGCCAGCACGGCGCCGTCTACACCGGGCCGGGCGTGACGGTTGACGGCAAGGTCGTCACGGCAAACGGACCCAAGAGCTCTTCACGTTTTGGCGACGAGCTGGTGGCACTCCTGGCTCGCCACGTTCCTGCAGCGCCCATACCCTGA
- a CDS encoding polyketide cyclase / dehydrase and lipid transport, which translates to MMVGVDLVDETFIAAAPTAVSGVVADPARWQEWFPDVELSVFMDRGVAGIRWSITGAFVGSMEIWLEPVGDGTTLHYYLRVVPTKSGSTTEPDPFDNTMAGNRKAARVRVRRAKAWKHIVWALKDELEGNREVGSAAALHTAPPTDQQ; encoded by the coding sequence ATGATGGTTGGAGTTGACCTCGTCGACGAGACGTTCATCGCTGCCGCGCCGACGGCTGTAAGTGGTGTGGTCGCCGATCCCGCACGCTGGCAGGAGTGGTTCCCCGACGTCGAGTTGTCAGTGTTCATGGATCGCGGTGTTGCGGGGATTCGCTGGTCGATCACAGGCGCGTTCGTGGGCTCGATGGAGATCTGGCTGGAACCGGTAGGAGACGGTACGACGCTGCACTACTACTTGCGCGTCGTACCGACCAAGTCCGGTTCGACGACCGAGCCTGACCCGTTTGACAACACAATGGCCGGCAATCGCAAGGCAGCCCGCGTCCGCGTCCGTCGGGCAAAGGCGTGGAAGCACATCGTGTGGGCGCTCAAGGATGAGCTCGAAGGCAACCGCGAGGTCGGCTCAGCCGCC